From Halorientalis litorea:
CGACCAACGGCACCGTGACATGGCCGAGTACACGCGCGAGTGGGCACGCGAACACTTCGGCCTCTTCCCCGAGGAGGGCTACGAGTCCCAGACGGTCACCTGCATCGAGAACACGCAGGGCATCGACGTGGCCGCGACCATCGAGGAAGTGTCCGAGGAGTACGACATGGTGTTCTCGAACGGGTACGGCGACATCGGGGAGCAGACGTTCCGCATCGGCCACATGGGCGAACACACCGTCGAGAGCATCGCGGAACTCACCGACGCCATCGAGGACGTGGCCGGACTGTAATCGGACCGACACCGACCGTTTGCCTACACTCGTCCACTAATACGGTTCGACTGAATGTTTATTTCGAAGGGTGCGCGCAATTTTCTCCTAGTTGGGAAGGCGTAATGTGTCCGGAACGGGTACGCCCTCTCGATGGACCGAGACGAGAGTTCGACGCCCTCCCAGGGGTCGGAGGCCGGCCGCTTTCGGCATCTGTTCGAGAACCTCCAAGACGCCATCGTCGAGTTCGAGTTCGAGGACGGCGCGCCGATTATCCGAACGGTAAACGAGGCGTTCTGTCGCCTCTTCGGCGTCGACGCCGACGAGGTTGTCGGAACGGACCTGAACGCCCGTATCGTCCCGAACGAGCGACAGTCCCAGAGCGACCGGTTCGACCGGCGGACGGCCACGGGGAAAGCGAACTACGCCATCGTCGACCGACACACCGAGGACGGTGTCCAGACGCTCCTCTACCGCGGCATCCCGTATCAGGGCGGTGACCGGGGCTTTGCGGTGTACACCGACCTCACCGACGAAATCCGACAGGAGCGGGAACTGGCCGTGTTGAACCGCGTCCTCCAGCACAACGTCAGTTCCCACGTCGAGACACTCGTGGCCCACGCCGAGACGCTACTCGAAACGCTCGACGACCCGGAGTTGGCGGACACGGCGGCGGCAGTACACGAGAGCGCGCTCGCGCTGGACCGAACCAGCACCGAGGCACGGGACATCGAGCGTGCCCTCGACGCCGACCCGAGTTTGACAGCCACCGACCTCGACGGAGTGGTCGAGACAGCCCTCGCCGACGTGCCACTCACGGACCGCGCCGACGTTCACGTCGACGTCGACGACGTGCCGCCGGTCATGACCGGCGGCCACCTGGACCGGGCACTCGCCGCCCTCGTCGACAACGCGATTCGGTACGCCGGGACGGCGACGCCGAACGTTCGAGTGACTGCCCACGAAGGTGACGGGCAGGTTACCGTGACCGTGAGCGACGACGGGCCGGGACTGCCCGAGACGGAGCGGGAGGTTCTCACCGGGAAAATGTCGGTCACGCCGCTCGACCACGGGAGCGGACTCGGACTCTGGCTCGTCCGGTGGATAGTCACGGCGTACGGCGGCGACGTGACCTACGCCGACCGGCCGAACGGCGGCAGCGACATCACGCTCACGCTTCGGTCGGCCGCTGGACGCCAGTAATCTCGAACCGAGCACCGCCGTCGTCCCCGTCGGTCACGCTGACCGTCCATCCGTGGGCCTCGGCGACCTGTTGGACGATGTCGAGGCCGAACCCGGTCCCGCCGTCCGCCGTCGAGTACCCGGCGGTAAAGATGTCGGCACGCTCCGCCTCGGGGATGCCGGGGCCGTCGTCTTCGACGTAGAAGCCGTCCGCGAGCGGTCCGACGGTGACCGTCACGGCACCGTCGCCGTGTTCGATGGCGTTCCGGAACAGATTCTCGAGGAGTTGGCAGAGGCGGTCGTCGTCGGCTTCGATGGTCCCCAGTCCCGCGTCGGGGCGGCGTATCTCCGCGCCGTCGGCGTCGTCGGCGACGATGGCCCACGCGGCACCGACAACGTCGTCGAGGGCGACGGGTTCGGTCACTCCGATGTCCTGTCCTTCGCGGGCCAGCCACAGAACGTCGTCGATGATGCGCTCCATCCGAGCGAGCGCGTTCTCCATCGGGTCGAGGTGCTCGTTGTCGGACTGTTGCTGTGCCAGTTCCAGTCGTGCTATCGCGACGTTCAGTGGATTGCGGAGGTCGTGAGAAACCACGCTCGCGAACTGTGACAGCTGTTCGTTTTGCTGCCGAAGTTCGGTCTCCTGCTCCTTGCGGCCGGTGATGTCGGTGTAGTGTTCGATGCGGCCACCCGCGAGTTCGCCCGTCTCGATGGGTTGACTCTGGTGGAGGAGCCACCGTTCCGCCCGCTGGTCGTCGGGGAGGACGTGACACTCGAACGCTTGGACGTGGGTGTTGTCGTCGTAGGTGGCGGTGACCGTCTCGGCGAACCGCTCGGGCCGCTCGAACATCGACTTGACCGTCGACTCGATGAGGTCCCGCTTGTCCGTGCCGATGACCGCTTCCCGGGAGAGGCCGAAGTACTCCTCTGTCGCCTCGTTTATCCACCGCACGGAGTAGTCGGGCCCGAGAACGAACACCCCGACATCTGACCCCTCTAGGGCGGCCAGCAAGACATCCGGACTCTCGTCGATGTGTTGGAGGGACCCGTCAGCCGAGTTACCGGGCGGCACCATAACCGGAACGATACCCCGACAGAATGATAAGTCCTTGGGTTTACTTCAGTTTCTGTCCTCTATCTCTGGAATAATCCCAGTATATTGGTCCAAATTCCACTGCTTGCCCAATATCGACAAACAGGTCGTGGGCAACCGCCACCACTCGGTGGTCGGTGCCGCGACGCCACCACGCAACAGACCGGCCGCAGTTCGGGCCGCTGGCACCACACGGTGTGACGGCCGAGGCGGTACTGTTAGAACGACGGAGTCCCTCGGTTCCGACGATGTCAGGAGCGGAGGACCGGCCGGACAATCCCTACGTCACGGACCCGCCGACGGAGTTCGACCCTGTGGAGGAACTGGACGAGGACGCCGCCCGCGAGCAGGCCGCCCAGTTACGCGAGGCCGTCCGATACCACGACTACCGCTACTACGTGCAGAACGACCCCGTCGTCGGCGACCGGACGTACGACGCGCTCTTTGCCCGTCTCGAAACGCTCGAAACCGAGTTCGACATCCAGACCGAGGACAGCCCCACCCGGCGGGTCGGCGGCGAACCGTTGGACGAACTCGAAACCGTCTCCCACGTCGCGCCGATGCGCTCCATCGACCAGAGCGGCGAGGCCGACGAGGTCCGCGAGTTCGACCGCCGCGTCCGCGAGGGGCTGGCGGACGCGGACTGGATGGGTGAGCTCCGGTACGTCTGCGAGCCGAAGTTCGACGGGCTCTCCGTCGAGGTGGTCTACGAGGACGGCAGGTTCGAGCGCGCGGCGACCCGCGGCGACGGCGAGGAGGGCGAAGACGTGACCGAAAACGTCCGGACCATCGGGGCCGTCCCCCAGCGGTTGCGCGGCGACCACCCGGAGCGGTTGGTCGTGCGAGGCGAGGTGTACATGCCAAAGGCGGCCTTCCGCGAACACAACCGCGAGCGCGTCGAGCGCGGCCAAGAGCCGTTCGCCAACCCTCGGAACGCCGCCGCCGGAACGCTCCGACAGCTCGACCCGTCGGTGACCGCCGAGCGACCGCTCTCCGTGTTCTTCTTCGGCGTCCTCGCCGCCAGCGAGCGGGCCGACACCCACCGGGCAGAGCTCCGCCAGTTCCCCGCGTGGGGCCTCCCGGTCGCCGAGGACATCACGACGGCCGACGACATCGAGGCCGCCATCGACTACCGCGACGACTTGCTCGCCCGTCGAGACGAACTCGACTACGAGATAGACGGCGTCGTCGTCAAAGTCGACGACCACGAGGCGCGGGACCTGCTCGGCACCACCGCGCGGGCACCGCGGTGGGCCTTCGCCTACAAGTTCCCCGCGCGGAAGGAGGTGACCCGCGTGACCGACATCGTGGTACAGGTGGGTCGAACCGGCCGCCTGACGCCCGTCGCTCTGCTCGACCCCGTGGAAGTCGGCGGGGTCACCGTCTCGCGGGCCAGCCTCCACAATCCCGCCGAGATAGCCGAGTTGAACGTAGCCGTCGGCGACACGGTGCGGGTCAAGCGGGCGGGGGACGTGATTCCGGACGTCGAAGAGGTCGTCGAGGACCACGCCGACGGCTCCTTCGAGTTTCCCGACCGCTGTCCGGTCTGTGAGAGTCCGGTCGAACGCGACGGGCCGCTCGCCTACTGTACGGGCGGGCTGGCCTGTCCCGCACAGTTAGAACGGGCCATAGAACACTACGCGAGCAGGGCGGGACTGGACATCGACGGCCTCGGGCCGGAGCGAATCGAACAGTTGCTCGACGCCGGCGTCATCGAGGAACTGCCGGACCTCTACACGCTCGAACGCGAGGCCCTGACCGAACTGGAGGGGTGGGGCGAGCAGAGCGCGGCGAACCTGCTCGCGGAACTCGACGCCGCCCGCGAACCGCCGCTCGACGACTTCCTCGCGGCCATCGGCGTCCCGGAAGTCGGGCCGACGACGGCGAGCGCGCTGGCCCGAACCTTCGGTGACCTCGACTCGGTGCTGGCCGCGAGCGAGGCGGACCTCCGGGAGGTGGACGACGTCGGCGAGGTGGTCGCCCGCGAAATCAGGGGGTTCTTCGACTCCGAGCGTAACCGCGCGGTGGTCGAGCGGTTGCGCGAGGAGGGAGTCGACCCACAGCCAGTCGAGACGGAGACGGGCGACGAACTCGACGGACTGACGTTCGTGTTCACCGGGTCACTCGACGGTTACACCCGGAGCGAGGCACAGGACCTCGTCGAGGCACACGGCGGGTCGGCCACGAGCAGCGTCTCGGCCAACACCGACTTCCTCGTCGTCGGGGAGAACCCGGGGACGACGAAGCGCGAGGACGCCGAGGCGGCGGGCGTTCTGACGCTGACCGAGGCGGAGTTCGAGGCCGAACTCGCCGAGCGTGGCGTCCCGGTCTGAGCGTGGCCAGCCGCTTCCGTGGCAGTCGTACGGGGAACGCTCCAAACTGTTATCTCCGAGGGGCCGGGAGAGGAGCCATGACGCGCCACTTCGAGGACTTGGCAGTCGGCGACACGTTCACCGTCGGCGAGGTATCGCTGACCGAAGAGGACATCATCACCTTCGCCGAACGGTTCGACCCGCAACCGTTCCACGTCGACCCGGAGGCGGCGAAAGACTCCATGTTCGGGGGTCTCGTCGCCAGCGGTCTCCACACGCTGTGTCTGTCCGTGCGGTTGTTCGTCACCGAGTTCGTGCAGGGCGACCCGGGGCTGGCGAACATGGGCGGGATGGGGATGGACGACCTGCGCTGGCACGACCCGGTACGGCCGGGTGACACGCTCTCGATTGACATCGAAGTCATCGACACGCGAGCCTCCGAGAGCCGCGACGACCGGGGATACGTCGACTTCGGGCGGACGGTGTACGCCGACGGCGACCGTCGCGTGGCGTCGTTTATCACGCACAACGTCGTCGGGCGGGCGTAGTCACACCTCGTCGTCCGGGTCGTGGCGGTCGGCCATCCGCGACGCCTCGTGTGCGTAGCGGTCGCGCAGGTCCGCCTCCTCGACGGGGACGAGGCGGTCCGTTTCGACGGTCTGGGCGGCCGTGACGCCCTGTCTCGAGAGCATCGTCGAGGAGCGGTTGCTCTGCAGACAGCGGTCGCCCTCGGTAGTGGCGTAGACCAGCGTGACGAGACCCTTGTCGTTGTAGTCGCGCTCGACGAGCCACACGCGTTCGGTGTCGTCGTCGCTCATACTCGACGGTCGGCACCCACGGCTTTGTATCCACGTATCTCGGTCCGTGTTGGTCGAGAGATTCATATGTCGGCGCGAGAACATGGATGCGATGACGCGCTGGAGCGACGAGGCCCGACAGCGGCTCCGAGAGGGCGAGCACATCGAAACGACAGTCCCGCTCGGCGACAACGCCGTCGTCGTGACGGACCAGCGCGTGTTCGCGTTCACCCCCGAGGGCGAGGGGACGAACTACCGAGCCGTCGAGCGACCGAACGTCGAGGCTGTCGGCCTCGAAATGGTCGGCGAGACGGGATGGCTCAGGTACGCCATCAAAGGCGGCGTCGTCGGTGCGGTCGGTATCGGTATCGGCCTGACAACGGAGTTCGACTCGCTGTTCACTCTCGGCGATGTCGGTTCGAGCGGGACCGTCCGACTCGAATTCGGCGGCCTGCTCGAAGGCCTGCAGACGGCCATCGACATGCTCGGCTATCTCGACGAGGGACTGCTCGTCCTCGGTGGCCTCGGTGTCGTCGTCGCGCTGACCACGCTCGGCGTGTTCGTCCAGAGTCGGGACCACACGCTCGTCGTCGAGGTGGCCGGCGACGAGGACATCCACGTTCCGGCACCGCGGGACAGCGAGGGCGAGCGCGACCGGATTCGGCGCGCACTCGACGGCGTCGCGCCCGCGGCGGGCGGGGCTGGCGAGGCCACGCCGTCGGTCGACGGAGCGGCGCGGAGTCCCGACACGGACCGCCCCGCAACCGGCGAGACGGGAGCGAGTGTCGGCACCGAGGAGACGGGCCTCGGTGCTGGCGGGACGGGCGCGGACGGCGGCGAGGACCCGTTCGACGGCCAGCAGGACGGCACGCCGGAGTAGAAACCCACATACGGCCACCGCCCGTACGGACTCGGCGAGATGGACCCGAGCGAGGTCCGCGCTAGAGCGAACGACCTGCCCCCGGAGCCGGGCGTCTACCGCTTTCTCGACGGCGACACGACGCTCTACGTCGGCAAGGCCGTGGACCTGCGGGACCGAGTGCGGTCGTATGCAGACCCCCGAAGCGAGCGCATCCGCCGGATGGTCGAACGCGCGGGAGACCTCGACGTGGCGGTCACCGACACCGAGACCCAAGCCCTCCTGCTGGAGGCGAACCTCATCAAACGCCACCAGCCCCGGTACAACGTCCGGCTGAAGGACGACAAGTCCTACCCGCTGGTGCAACTCACCGCCCACGACGTGCCGCGCATCGAGGTGACGCGGGACCCGGCCGACGACGCCACCGTCTTCGGTCCCTACACCGACAAGGGCCGGGTCGAGACGGTCGTGAAAGCCCTGCGGGAGACCTACGGCGTGCGTGGCTGTTCGGACCACAAGTACCGCAACCGCGACCGGCCCTGCCTCGACTACGAGGTGGGACTGTGTACCGCACCCTGCACGGGCGAAATCGGCGGCGAGGCGTACCGCGAGGACACCGAGAGCGTCCGGCGGTTCCTCGCGGGCGAGACGGGCGTCCTCGCCGACCCGCTGCGCCGGGAGATGGAGGCGGCCGCGCAGGCCGAGGAGTTCGAGCGGGCCGCGAACCTCCGGGACAGACTCGCCGCCGTCGAGGCGTTCCACGGCGGCGGCGGCGAGGCCGTCGCCGCCGAGGGGAGCGACGAACGGGCCGTCGACGTACTGGGCGCGGCCATAGAGGGGGAGACGGCCACCGTCGCGCGCCTCCACGCCGCAGAGGGGCAGTTGGTCGAGCGCGACCGCCACGGCCTCACCGCACCGGGCGGCGACGGGGTGCCGGCCGACCGAATCGGACAGGTACTGGCGGCGTTCGTCGCGCAGTACTACGCCGAGCGCGAGTTGCCCGGGGCACTCCTGCTCCCCGAACCGCTGGCGGACGACGAGGTGGAGGCGTGGCTACGGGCCGAAGGGGTCGCGGTGCGCGTCCCCGGTGCGGGCCGGGAGGCCAAACTCGTCGACCTCGCGCTGAAGAACGCCCGCCGCGGCACGGACCCCCGGCAGGACGAGGGGGCGGCCCTCGCCGAGGCACTGGGACTCGACGCGGCCGTCGAACGCATCGAGGGCTTCGACGTGAGCCACGCACAGGGGCAGGCGGTGGTCGGGAGCAACGTCACGTTCGTCGACGGTACGCCCGAGAAGAGCGACTACCGCCGCAAGAAGTTGGCCGAGGTCAACGACGACTACGAGAACATGCGGGGGCTGGTGCGGTGGCGCGCCGAGCGTGCGGTCGCGGACCGGGACGACCGACCCGACCCCGACCTGCTCCTGATAGACGGCGGCGAGGGGCAACTCGGCGCGGCACAAGACGCGCTGGCGGAGACGGGATGGGACGTCCCCGCCGTCGCGCTGGCGAAGGAGGAGGAACTGGTGGTGACACCGACCGGAACCCACGACTGGCCCGCCGACGCCCCGCATCTCCACCTCTGTCAGCGAGTGCGGGACGAAGCCCACCGCTTCGCCGTCCAGTACCACCAGTCCGTCCGTGACGACGTGTCGACGGCGTTGGACGAGGTTCCGGGCGTCGGTCCCGAGACGCGCAGGCGGTTGCTCCGGCGGTTCGGGAGCGTCGAGAACGTCCGGGCGGCCACCGTGTCGGACTTACAGGCGGTCGAGGGCGTCGGCGAGGCGACGGCCGAGACAATCACGGACCGACTGTGAGCGGTGCGTGTGTCGTCAGTCCGCACCGAGACGGACGGTCATCACGGGCACCGGCGACCGGCGGACGACTTTCTCCGCGACGCTCCCGATGAGGTAGTGGTCGATGCCGGTTCGGCCGTGGGTGCCCATGACCACGAGGTCGGCGGGGACGCGGTCGATAGCGTCGAGAATCTCGGTCCGCGGGACGCCCTCGACCACCGTCGTCTCGGTGGGCACGTCCGGGAGGGCGGCGACGGCGTCCTCGACGGCCTCGTGTGCGCGCTCGCGTTCGGCGTCCAGCCACGCCTCCGTCGAGACACCGACGCTCGGACTCTCGAAGCGATTGCGTGTGTCCACGACGGAGAGGACGTGAACCGTCGCGTCGAACCGCTCGGCGACGCGGCCGGCGTGGGACGCGGCCGTGGCGACACCCTCGCTCCCGTCGGCGGGCAAGAGGATACGGTCGTACACGTCAGACCACCCCGCTAGCCATGACGAACAGCGCGACGGCGATGAGGGCGAACAGCACCCCGACGCCCTTCTTGATGACTTCGGTGTCGAGCACGGCGGCGACGTAGGGGGCTATCTGCCCGCCGGTGACCGTCGCGGGGACGGTCCAGACGACCATGTTCCACGGCGTCGACGCGAGGTCGATGGCGTGGCCGCCGGGGACGAGGCCGCCGCCGAAGACGTGGACGAGCGACGCGAGGACGGCCGTCGAGGCGACGACGATGTGGTTGGTCCCGATAGCGACCCGCACGGGAACGGAGGTGCGGAGCATCGAGATGATGCCGAGTTCGCCGATGCCGAACCCGGCGAGGCCCTGGAACACGCCGCCGATGCTGTAGTTGGCGAACCGTTCGAGGTACCCCCCGCGCGTGTAAGAGTAGTCGCTCCCGTCGCGGTCGACCCGGGTGACGACACCCTCGCCGTCGGTCGAGACGCCCGCCGGACCGAGTTTGTTGTCGTCGTCCGGGAGCGAGCCACCGCCGTCCGTCGCCGCCGTCTCTTCCGCCTCGGCAGCCCCGGGTTCCTCGTGGCCGAGGTCGGCCTTGAACATGAGGAACGACGCCGTGACGAGTGCCAATCCCAGCAGGGCGTGGAAGATAGGCTCGGGGATGACGAACGAGAGCAGGGCACCGCCGACGACGAACGGAATCGACCCGCCGACGAGCGTCAGCGCGAGCCGTCGGTCCACAAGGCCGTACTGGATGAACGCGATGGCGGAACTCGACAGACCGAACGACTCGCTGATGAGACCCACCTTCACGATAGTTTCCGGGGTGAGCGGGACAGTCACGAGTGTGTCGGGCGCGAGATAGCCCACCAGCAGCGGGAACACGAAGATGAGGTAGGGCACGAACAGTGCCGACCCGCTGATGCCGACTGTGTTCACGATGGTCGCCCCCAGCAGGAAGACGGGGAACAGCCACCAGTACCGGACCCAGTAGCCGTCCCCGGCCTCGGTAGGGAGCGGTGCGGCGAAGTACACGCCGGCGATGAACAGAGCGGGTGCAACGAAAACGAACACGTGTTGGTACTTCAGAAACGTCTTCTGAAGTCTGCTCGACGCTGACGGAGAACTCATCGGAGTATTGCGCGCCGGTTGGGAAGTCCGGTACAAATGTCTTGTCGTTCGTCGGGAGAGGACTGGCGTTCATGGGACGGAACCGGCAGTTTTCGACGGTTCCCGGTCACGGGTCCGTGCCCGCGAGCGCGCACAGTCGCACCGTTGGCATTCACTTCCGGCGACATCTCCGCAGACGGACGTATTGCCCCGTAATTTATTATAGACCCGTGTCAACTCTTGCCTAGAATGAGCCATCCAGAGGAACCCCTCGGCCGCGACGACGCGACGGGACACAGAGACGGTCTCCACGATACGAAGGGGTCCCCCGAGTCCACCGACCAGACGGGCGGACTCCTCGGACGGCTCAAGCGACACGCGCGGACGTGGTCGCGCAAGTACGTCGAGATGCGCGTCGCCGCACGGACCGGCCGTCGACGCTGAGGCCATCCACGGGTTCGTTCCGTTCGTTCGCCCGGTAGTCAGAACTCCTCGGCCGGTTCGGGGACGACGCCCTCCTCCGCGTCGGCCAGTTCGTACTCCTCGCGCACCTCGCGGATGCGGTCACGGATGTCCGCGGCGAGTTCGAACTCGAGGTTGTCGGCGGCCGCCTGCATCCGGTCTTCGAGGTCCGCGATTAGCCGTTCGGCCTCGGCCTCGTCCTCGGGGTCCATCCCGGAGACGCCGCCGGTGTCGGTTTTGGACCCGGGGAGATTCGTCTCGCCGACGGCCTTCTCGATGGTCTGTGGCTCGAACCCGTGTTCCTCGTTGTACGCCTGCTGAATCTCGCGGCGGCGGTTCGTCTCCGCGATGGCCGACTCCATCGCCCCGCTGACCGCGTCGGCGTACAGCACCACCTCGCCGTTGACGTTTCGCGCCGCCCGCCCCATCGTCTGGACCAGCGTGGTCTCCGAGCGGAGAAAGCCCTCCTGGTCGGCGTCGAGAATCGCCACGAGGGACACCTCCGGGATGTCGAGTCCCTCACGCAGGAGGTTGATGCCCACGAGCACGTCGATGTCGCCGAGGCGGAGCGAGCGGACGAGTTCGTGGCGTTCCAGCGTGTCCGTCTCGTCGTGCATGTAGGCCACGTCGACGCCCGCCTCTTCGAGGTACTCGGTGAGGTCCTCGGCCATCCGCTTGGTGAGCGTCGTGACCAGCACGCGCTCGTCGTGCTCGACTCGCTCGTCGATACGGTCGAGCAGGTCCTCGACTTGCCCCGTCGCGTCGGCCACCTCGACGGCCGGGTCCACGAGGTGGGTGGGCCGGACGATTTGCTCGACGACCTGCCCGCTCGTCTCGCGTTCGTAGTCGCTCGGCGTCGCGCTGACGTAGAGGGTGCGGTCGGTCTTGTCCTCGAACTCATCGAAGGTGAGCGGCCGGTTGTCGAAGGCGGTGGGGAGGCGGAAGCCGTTCTCGACCAGCGACTCCTTCCTGCTCTTGTCACCCTCGAACTGCCCGCGAATCTGGGGGATGGTCTGGTGAGACTCGTCGACCACGGTCAGGAAGTCGTCGGGGAAGTAATCCAGCAGGGTGTAGGGGGCCTCACCGCTCTCGCGGTCGGAGAGGTGGACGGAGTAGTTCTCGATGCCCGAACAGTAGCCCGTCTCCTCCAGCATCTCCAAGTCGAAGGTGGTGCGTTCCTCGATTCGCTGGGCGGCCACCATGTCGCCCTGCCGCTCGAAGTAGCGGATGCGGTCGGCCAGCAGGTCCTCGATTTCGCCCATCGCCCGTTCGAGGCGGTCCTCGGGAATCGAGTAGTGTTCGGCGGGGTGGACGAGGACGGCCGGGTCCCGACTCACGACTTCCCCCTCTAGGGGGTCGATTTTGAGGAGGCGGTCGATTTCGTCGCCCCAGAACTCCACGCGGACGGCGTAGCGACCGTACATCGGGTAGATTTCGAGCGTGTCGCCCCGCACCCGGAAGGTACCCTGCGTGAAGTCCACGTCGTTGCGCTCGTAGTTGAGGTCCACGAGGCGGGCGAGTAACTCGTCGCGCGCTATCTGTTCGCCCTGTTCGATGCGGAGGCTCATGTCCACGTAGTTCCGCGGGTCGCCCAGACCGTAGATGGCGGAGACGGAGGCGACCACGATGACGTCGTCGCGGGTCAACAGCGAGCGGGTCGCGGAGTGGCGGAGACGGTCGATTTCGTCGTTGATGGAGGCGTCCTTCTCGATGTACTTGTCCGTCTGCTCGACGTAGGCCTCGGGTTGGTAGTAGTCGTAGTAGGAGACGAAGTACTCGACGGCGTTGTCGGGGAACAGGCCGCGGAACTCCTCGTACAGTTGTGCCGCGAGCGTCTTGTTGTGGGCGATGACGAGCGTGGGTTGGTTCAGTTCCTCGACGACCCACGAGACGGTGTTGGTCTTGCCCGACCCGGTGACGCCCAGCAGGGTCTGTTTGTCCATCCCCGACTCGAAGCCCTCGACCAGTTGCTCGATAGCCGCGGGTTGGTCGCCCGCCGGGTCGAACGGCGCGTCGACGCGGAAATCGCGGTCCACGTCGGGTCTGTCCGGCGAGAGGGGACTCGTGTCGCTCATTACTGGAGTGGTGGGGCCGGAGGAACTTGTGTCACTCGGGTCCAGTGGGTCACGTTGACACGGTGTCAGGGTCCGGCGTCGAACCCCGGGCCGTCAGCAGGTGCAGGTACGCGACACAGAGCAGGGAGACGAGGCCCGCGGCGGCGGCCAGCGCGAACATGACCCGGTAGCCGACCAGCGTGTACACCCGCGCGCCAGCGACCGTCTCGCCGGTCCAGTACGCGTCGAGGATGGCACCCATGACCGTCGGGAACAGTGCTGCACCGAGGAAGCCGATGGCGTTGACCGCGCCGGTCGCCACGCCGGAGGCCGCCGCGCCGTGGCGGTTCTTGACGACGGTGTAGCCGAGCGCGTACGTGCCGGTGAGCGCGGAGGCTCCGAAGAAGACGAGGCCGACCACCGGGAGCGGTGGGTCGACGACGACGGCAGGGACGGCGAACGCGGCCGTGTAGACGACTGCCCCGAGGACCATCAGGTCCGTCCGGCGACCCAGTCGGTCCGAGAGGCGACCGAGCAGGGGCGGCCCGAGCAACAACCCGACGCTGCCGAGCAACGTGAGCGTCGACGCGACGGTGACCGACCGGTCGTACACCTGCGCGACGTAGGGGATGCCCCACAGGCCGATGACGGTGAGGTTGACGCCCGTCGAGGTGAACAGCGCGAGGCCGGCGAGCCACGTCTCGCGTTCGGTGAGGACCGTCCGGAGGTTCCGGCCCACGTCACGGAGCGTCAGCGTCGGGGCGGACTGGACATCGCTGAGGGGGGCGAACCCGGCCGCCGTGGGGGTGTCCCGGGCGAACACCCAGATGACGGCGGCGAGGAGGAGGCCGGCGAGGCCGATGCCGACTATCGACGCGCGCACGCCGAGGGCGGCGACGGCGAGCGCGAGCGGCGTCGTCGCGAGGATGGCTCCCAGCCCCGACATCCCGACGGTGAGGCCGTTCATCGTCGCGAACTCGCCGGGACGGTACCAGTTCGCACAGAACCGTATCGTGGCGATGAACACGACGCCGGCACCCAGTCCGATGGCCAGTCGGGCGAGGAACGCCACCGGGTAGGACTCGGCGAGGCCGAAGGCGAGCGCGCCGACACTCATCGCGACGGTGCCGATGGTCGCCGTCTTGCGGATGCCGAGGCGGTCGGCGAGGACGCCCGCGACCACTTGCATCGGCGCGTAGACGTAGAAAAACGAGGCGTGGAGCGTCCCGAGAGCGGTTCCGGTCGTCTCGAAGGCACGCATGAGGTCCGCCGCGAGGACGGCCGTCGAGAGGCGGTGGATGCTGACCAGCAAGAAGGCGGTGGCGAGGACGGCCCAGACGACCCATCGCCACCGGAGCGGGTCCGCGCGGAGTTGCATCGTCCACGCCACCGCTGGCCGGCGACAAAAAGGTTGGCCGGCGCGCGTCGGCGACACAAACTCAGCGCGTGTAACGGCGCCAGCGGTTTTTACGCACGGTCACGTGGCGTATGA
This genomic window contains:
- a CDS encoding PAS domain-containing sensor histidine kinase encodes the protein MDRDESSTPSQGSEAGRFRHLFENLQDAIVEFEFEDGAPIIRTVNEAFCRLFGVDADEVVGTDLNARIVPNERQSQSDRFDRRTATGKANYAIVDRHTEDGVQTLLYRGIPYQGGDRGFAVYTDLTDEIRQERELAVLNRVLQHNVSSHVETLVAHAETLLETLDDPELADTAAAVHESALALDRTSTEARDIERALDADPSLTATDLDGVVETALADVPLTDRADVHVDVDDVPPVMTGGHLDRALAALVDNAIRYAGTATPNVRVTAHEGDGQVTVTVSDDGPGLPETEREVLTGKMSVTPLDHGSGLGLWLVRWIVTAYGGDVTYADRPNGGSDITLTLRSAAGRQ
- a CDS encoding PAS domain-containing sensor histidine kinase, producing MVPPGNSADGSLQHIDESPDVLLAALEGSDVGVFVLGPDYSVRWINEATEEYFGLSREAVIGTDKRDLIESTVKSMFERPERFAETVTATYDDNTHVQAFECHVLPDDQRAERWLLHQSQPIETGELAGGRIEHYTDITGRKEQETELRQQNEQLSQFASVVSHDLRNPLNVAIARLELAQQQSDNEHLDPMENALARMERIIDDVLWLAREGQDIGVTEPVALDDVVGAAWAIVADDADGAEIRRPDAGLGTIEADDDRLCQLLENLFRNAIEHGDGAVTVTVGPLADGFYVEDDGPGIPEAERADIFTAGYSTADGGTGFGLDIVQQVAEAHGWTVSVTDGDDGGARFEITGVQRPTEA
- the ligA gene encoding NAD-dependent DNA ligase LigA, which encodes MSGAEDRPDNPYVTDPPTEFDPVEELDEDAAREQAAQLREAVRYHDYRYYVQNDPVVGDRTYDALFARLETLETEFDIQTEDSPTRRVGGEPLDELETVSHVAPMRSIDQSGEADEVREFDRRVREGLADADWMGELRYVCEPKFDGLSVEVVYEDGRFERAATRGDGEEGEDVTENVRTIGAVPQRLRGDHPERLVVRGEVYMPKAAFREHNRERVERGQEPFANPRNAAAGTLRQLDPSVTAERPLSVFFFGVLAASERADTHRAELRQFPAWGLPVAEDITTADDIEAAIDYRDDLLARRDELDYEIDGVVVKVDDHEARDLLGTTARAPRWAFAYKFPARKEVTRVTDIVVQVGRTGRLTPVALLDPVEVGGVTVSRASLHNPAEIAELNVAVGDTVRVKRAGDVIPDVEEVVEDHADGSFEFPDRCPVCESPVERDGPLAYCTGGLACPAQLERAIEHYASRAGLDIDGLGPERIEQLLDAGVIEELPDLYTLEREALTELEGWGEQSAANLLAELDAAREPPLDDFLAAIGVPEVGPTTASALARTFGDLDSVLAASEADLREVDDVGEVVAREIRGFFDSERNRAVVERLREEGVDPQPVETETGDELDGLTFVFTGSLDGYTRSEAQDLVEAHGGSATSSVSANTDFLVVGENPGTTKREDAEAAGVLTLTEAEFEAELAERGVPV
- a CDS encoding MaoC family dehydratase, with protein sequence MTRHFEDLAVGDTFTVGEVSLTEEDIITFAERFDPQPFHVDPEAAKDSMFGGLVASGLHTLCLSVRLFVTEFVQGDPGLANMGGMGMDDLRWHDPVRPGDTLSIDIEVIDTRASESRDDRGYVDFGRTVYADGDRRVASFITHNVVGRA